A region of Lycium barbarum isolate Lr01 chromosome 3, ASM1917538v2, whole genome shotgun sequence DNA encodes the following proteins:
- the LOC132633069 gene encoding uncharacterized protein LOC132633069 — MASLSIDIATTFMGLAKRQTPQFTGLRTSVFPNLWKTKSCLSTTSSSRIVLAINSSAKPNRLSRRFTASATSTSTPQSEDSDTLTKIPPDNRIPATIITGFLGSGKTTLLNHILTADHGKRIAVIENEYGEVDIDGSLVAAKAAGAEEIMMLNNGCLCCTVRGDLVRMIAELVSRKKGKFDHIVIETTGLANPSPIIQTFYTEDQVFNDVKLDGVVTLVDSKHVGLHLDETKPKGVVNEAVEQIAYADRIIVNKTDLVGESEVSSLIQRIRNINSMAQLKRTQFGNVDLDYVLGIGGFDLERIESAVGAEGSKEDHTGHDHDHHHHHDHGHGHEHDHKHEHHDHHHSHDHTHDPGVSSVSIVCEGTLDLEKANMWLGTLLIERSDDIYRMKGLLSVQGMDERFVFQGVHDIFQGSPDRPWRSDEPRTNKIVFIGKNLDAKEIEKGFKACLT; from the exons ATGGCTTCCTTGTCCATAGACATAGCCACAACCTTTATGGGACTAGCCAAACGGCAAACCCCACAGTTCACTGGTCTTCGCACATCAGTTTTCCCAAATTTGTGGAAAACAAAATCCTGTTTATCCACTACTTCATCTTCAAGAATTGTTCTTGCAATTAATAGTTCTGCCAAACCAAACAGATTATCTCGCAGATTTACTGCATCTGCTACCTCTACTTCCACCCCACAAAGCGAGGACTCTGATACCTTAACCAAGATACCTCCGGATAATCGAATTCCAGCTACCATTATCACTGGTTTCTTGGGTTCTGGaaaa ACTACCTTATTAAATCACATATTGACTGCGGATCATGGGAAGCGCATTGCTGTTATCGAGAATGAG TACGGTGAAGTGGATATTGATGGTTCTTTGGTTGCTGCAAAAGCTGCTGGGGCGGAGGAAATTATGATGCTTAACAATGGGTGTCTCTGTTGTACTGTGAGGGGTGATCTAGTTAGAATGATTGCGGAGTTGGTCAGTAGAAAGAAAGGGAAATTTGACCATATTGTCATAGAAACTACAG GTTTGGCAAATCCGTCGCCAATTATTCAAACTTTCTATACGGAGGATCAAGTTTTCAACGATGTTAAGTTGGATGGTGTTGTTACGTTGGTTGATTCTAAACATGTTGGTTTGCACTTGGATGAGACTAAGCCAAAAGGCGTGGTCAATGAAGCAGTCGAGCAAATAGCTTATGCAGACCGTATTATAGTAAACAAG ACTGATCTTGTTGGTGAGTCCGAAGTTTCTTCCTTGATTCAGCGAATAAGG AACATAAATAGTATGGCTCAATTGAAGAGGACACAGTTTGGAAACGTCGATTTGGACTATGTTCTAGGGATTGGAGGCTTTGATTTGGAAAG AATTGAGAGTGCGGTTGGTGCTGAAGGTTCCAAGGAAGACCATACTGGCCATGATCATGATCATCACCACCACCATGACCATGGACATGGACATGAACATGATCACAAGCATG AACATCATGATCATCATCATTCTCACGATCACACTCATGACCCTGGCGTTTCTTCTGTCAGCATAGTTTGTGAAGGGACCTTGGATCTTGAGAAG GCTAATATGTGGCTGGGAACGTTGCTTATAGAACGAAGCGATGACATATATCGGATGAAGGGTCTTTTATCTGTTCAGGGAATGGATGAGAGATTTGTCTTTCAG GGAGTTCATGACATATTCCAAGGTTCTCCAGATCGGCCATGGCGGTCAGATGAACCAAGAACAAACAAGATAGTATTTATAGGGAAGAACTTAGACGCAAAGGAAATAGAGAAGGGCTTCAAAGCCTGTTTAACATAA